acacattaaaaacattgctcgataaacaacaaaaatatattataaacattaaaaaaaaaaaacagtttttcgcgtctcctgaaaagtagcattttgtcctttacgccaattgaaccaaaaggtatcgtataatcgtaataatatatattactaaaattaataaaatcagtctTTGTATTGTGTATCAACaaggtacatattatagttgcacatgtaagtgcaaatattttcattGCATTCAATTCATGCTATGTTGTGGGGGGCGTGGCTAACGATAATCGCAAGCCAACATTTTTTCTCATGATTATACCAACCCGGTGGAGGCCGTAtcaccaaaataattaaaacaattattctGCTCCTCAAacgaacatatatttttttcaataactttttttaatttatgaagtcttgtacctattcaatgtacaccatcatcattgtaattgacgttgcttgccacgctttatacatcacaaaattagcaatacattgcatcttaaaataatcttaaaaagtgtactaaatatcgaatataagttatttttaaaagtcgctgatgtGACATTCGCATTCAAAAGGTAGGACTTTGTCGTTtaccataaagacgaaattttattgtatctttatacaaatAGCCTGTCAGAGAGTCCTTATGGCAAGGATAAAGTGCTACATTTTGATTGCGAACGTCacgaatgttggtcagtatgaggagcctacattttattttttaatatacttacaacatacttactcccacactatgaaaagatttaatgtaattatgcctccgaatgaaataaatacactgtaatggctcctctacacgatgggccaacgccggccactccaagggacgcatttatgcgttagagggagcaagtgatattgctatctcattctaccgcatggttgcgtcccttggagtggccggcgttggcccatcgtgtaaagGGGCCATAATGTTCATCTAACAAGCACCTTACCCGCGTAGGTAGCCCTCCCCGCGTACGCCGTTCATGCAAAGTTTTATTTAGCCAAATAGTAAAAAACCGCTGTTGAAAATGACCCAAATTATGAATGTTGTCTTGATGtggcattataataatgtagacgtaaacttaataacatgaatttttttttgtggcagacacatgatgtttataagaaaaaaaaatattaaaaataaaagcggtgGATGAATTTGGCACACATTTGATggaataacatattataatatcctgtgaagtacaacacttcacttaccgactataattttattttaggcattttagggtcactattaggtatttattaaatgtcattatacccgtggataataatgacacaaaatgcgtgtgtacgtcggaagccactttgcttttacagggaaacaaagaatttcatctcgaatattttttttaccaaatgctgtttaaaaaaagaaatacctaaatttctacctaagcaaatacctaggatgacacaaattattattattaggtttggTATGTGGTCTTGaaactatatgtaaaaaataagcaacattaataatcttataacttcaaaagttattgctaccggactagcaaggtgggcctcattgttaatcgtacactaaacaaaagtggcaacagtgacagctcgctgagacaccgtctctatcatagtctaataaaacatggtcttccattcccagagtgacacggggctacgtcacaacaacatggccgctatatatagcgctatcgcatattatcatatagcgctgtcgcatgatgacgtaagcccgtgtcagttaggtgacctagaaaagacgggaacggagtaccaggcggagtatattattataccatggtctctatatattataagtctatggaaaagtcgattttaatcagttataccgggtgtggcctgtagtatgagcaaaaaattaaactgtaggctgtactcctcatactgaccaacatttgttcagcgacttttaaaaataacttgtggtttgacttttaatacactttaaagtttattctaaaacgcaatgtattgcgaattttgttatgtttaaggcgtgacaagcaacgtcaatcacaatgatatgtcgtggcgatggcgtccattgaagataatatttattttgtatgaaaaatagggagtctaaatacttcataattttttaaagttgtagaacaaaagtgtcaccgtttaaggagtacaatctatgttttaattatttgctcgtgttacaggccaaaCCCggtatatcgataaacgctacacagcggaacgcaatggcgattaattgaagcttcaatatcttcgttaaacataaatatataaaatattattgtatgtaaataaatgatttatttaataaaaaaaaaaaactagaaatTGCTCATCGATTTCATGCAGGCGCTTCGAAACAATAACGTCCGCGAATCTGAttggtaggtacttaagtaggtTCGATGATACACTCACTATGAAATCATAGAATAAGAATTTAATCTGATAATTAAACTCaatagaaataacatttttatcaaTTCCACGATTTCCACGAAAATATCAATGTGTATTGAGCAGATTGAGCTATTGAGAGCTTTGTAATTTACCTggattaattgttattgacAAACTACATTgattacctataggtatatatagGTAGGATTAGATCATTTAGATCTtagaaaatacataataaaaataataatatatttagtttaggtacttacctataaatCTCAGAATTTTGCAAACGCTCAGACTCAGAGAGCTTATGCTCTTGCATTTAGGTACTAGAGCGATAGAGGCGGGTAAcgaaattttaatttcatattttcGAGGGAGACCCTCAGGTATCACAGCCAGGTCTCTGTTCAGATGCAACATACCtacgaaatatatttttcacctcagcagctcgaacaagggtactttgcttcttaaaaacagtgagcaaaatgcgattttgctcactgagtcattttgtctcactcagtgagcaaaatcgcattttgctcactgagttgtctcattcagtgagcaaaatgcgattttgctcactgagtgagacaaaatgacattcaagtgacctttatagtcaaatgtcatttcaacatgcggggtctaatacaagttcgatacttgggttctattacctctgtccctctaggtatgttctcactgcttagggtgaaaatttttgtgtactacacgagatcaaagttatttacatctcgtgcgcttttgaatcccttactacgctcaagattctatatcttcgttaaacataaatatataaaatattattgtatgtaaataaatgatttatttaataaaaaaaaaaaaactagaaatTGCTCATCGATTTCATGCAGGCGCTTCGAAACAATAACGTCCGCGAATCTGATTGGTAGGCACTTAAGTGGGTTCGATGATACACTCACTATGAAATCATAGAATAAGAATTTAATCTGATAATTAAACTCaatagaaataacatttttatcaaTTCCACGATTTCCACGAAAATATCAATGTGTATTGAGCAGATTGAGCTATTGAGAGCTTTGTAATTTACCTggattaattgttattgacAAACTACATTgattacctataggtatatatagGTAGGATTAGATCATTTAGATCTtagaaaatacataataaaaataataatatatttagtttaggtacttacctataaatCTCAGAATTTTGCAAACGCTCAGACTCAGAGAGCTTATGCTCTTGCATTTAGGTACTAGAGCGATAGAGGCGGGTAAcgaaattttaatttcatatttttgaGGGAGACCCTCAGGTATCACAGCCAGATCTCTGTTCAGATGCAACATACCtacgaaatatatttttcacctcagcagctcgaacaagggtactttgcttcttaaaaacagtgagcaaaatgcgattttgctcactgagtcattttgtctcactcagtgagcaaaatcgcattttgctcactgagttgtctcattcagtgagcaaaatgcgattttgctcactgagtgagacaaaatgacattcaagtgacctttatagtcaaatgtcatttcaacatgcggggtctaatacaagttcgatacttgggttctattacctctgtccctctaggtatgttctcactgcttagggtgaaaatttttgtgtactacatcacgagatcaaagttatttacatctcgtgcgcttttgaatcccttactacgctcaagattctaaattagattcactcgctacgctcgtgaatctattatagaatctttcgcttgcacgggactcaaaataagcactcgaagaaatatcaaactttgatctcttgttgtacaaataactattttagtgGTACAGTGCATGTATGATgatcagacatcgtaaattttatagcattttcggtgcagcggagtggtgttaacggaattagtataaacaatttcaaccctaattatttattagcttaaattacgttaatattaaccttaatttaccatttcagttggaatgaTCTATTCTATACCAATCCCGTTAAGGCGAcagtagcggtgggtaaaatttcagattctgtcaatttaccccatttcacacacaagcgcacttcacgcacactacctcactttactgggacaggtcagtgacccatcatgttttttttaagattggacttttagtttagtattgaccagcctcctttgagggtaaaagcgttccattgaaagatgaaagagaaacaatgcatttaatcttgctttccttgtctgttcatgtcacacgtgacgtacttacctatttaattaatttgattgttgactgttttactacctaatattgctttgtcgagatacgcgttttgtacagttaaagcgaataaaacaagatgtcattaagtcagatgtaaaatgttatttactactctatacggtttttcataaggtgcaaaatccattcaataggaatttaaataaataaagtttcagcagggtggcaattccattttggcggataaagcgaaacagaatagttctatcgaacctgcttacaaattttcacgagaatcagttgagaaatgtgatctgcaaaggagaacatacaaaagcatttttgcccaagctgaaacggagacctttgctaacgctcagccaatgatggtttaggtacactataaaaaatggttgtccctgctgtaattttaatatctttatatttcaacggtatagttttgccttcaaaaataatcggtatcgctaaacaatagcggtaccttactacttatacgttcacgaaatcggtatctgcataacttgattgttagtaaactaacctgcaaaataatctcaaaatcaccgaaacatttatgtacagtcacctgcaataatatgttacgtcattagcgccaactttgcctccagggaaactttgcccaaaacgacaattttaaacaaattcgttaatgtagaaaaaattataatagttatggccaccctgctatttttagtagaaaatagtttatatttctgacaaaactatataccaaacttgtgcataacttgacttgggaatttagagtttgagcgagttgtctaatatagggtatatttcggcgggcaaaaaattgataaataatgaatgcaagtagaaaaaattgagaaccctttgacaaatatttccgggtttgagttataacacatgaagcatagattatgtctattgagatttaaactaaaaaggcttaaatacacaaaagttttagcggtgggcaaagtaatccgtaatttggcatctataccaacattgcccaccaccaaaaacggattagggttgtcactttcatctaatttacccaacttcgcaagtaaaagaaggttatgtttgtacactaaaataagtttataaatatatactatatttaattggctacaaatataatgaccaccaaaaaatactttggtaccctaaataaaaaaatcatgcttaccaaaaaaaattactgaacaccaaaaaaataaggcctaaaaatacaaacgtatcaccactttaattacgactgcacttcaaattgtattcaaataccaaatatattgaatgatcaccaaaaatcattaatgatcaccaaatcttgaagaccaaattaatgcgatattttcacctaaataaaccactatgattaccaaaaaatttatacatattaccaaataaagtaaactgatgccaaaattactagcccctcccgctcaaccccccgtagcccgcaccgcatacctacctaacctaatctacttttctagtagcatttcgttatgctactagaaaagtaagttaaactgctatcagttaagtgggttaggttaggttagcactgcgacccttacagaaacgaaatggtactagaaaagtaggttaggttaagtttcaactgctacccatacagatacgaaacgctactagaaaagtgggttaggttaggtttgaactgcgacccttacagaaaagaaatgctactagaaaagtgggttaggttaggtttgaactgcgacccatacagaaacgaaatgctactagaaaagtgggttaggttaggtttgaactgcgacccttgcagaaaagtgggttaggttaggtttgaactgcgacccttacagaaacaaaatgctacaaaaaaagtgggttaggttaggttagagctgcgactgttacagaaataaaatgctactagaaaaaggtgacgaagtggattaattcatttaataggataacgatatattaaatgactagctgtgcccgcggctccgcccgcgtggaattcggtctgtgtcggtaagcggctaatttctaatcctaatttctctccttctcccctggaggcggaacttgaagtaaagttgacagatggatatgctagaggactatATCCACTgtgtccagataaaatattttacaattaccttattaatccccaagagtctaggctcttaaatagaattaggctcgggggctaaagagctaaatagccttttagccttttaggcgtcaagagatgaggcgtgccctaaaaaaagaggtaaaaggctcgagtcctttggatcactacctttatcatatgttagaaagtcattgaaaacgcgagcgaatgagcgcgacaatttttcgatgtaaaaaaacgcaattcgatagacagttgtacatgtttacttttagtatggaaatcagtcacatcattatatcacgaaaattgaatgtcacttttatcatatcttagaaagttattgaaaccgcgagcgaagcgagcgcgaaaatttttcgatataaaaaaacgcaattggatagacggttgtacatgtttacttttagtatggaaatcagtcacatcattatatcacgaaaatttaatgtcacctttatcacatgTTAGAAATTCATTGAAAACgagagcgaagcgagcgcgaaaatttttcgatataaaaaacgcattttgatagacagttgtacatttttacttttagtatggaaatcagtcacatcattttatcacgaaaattgacagtgccgcagcagtaacgtggCAACAGAGtatctaatgctgctgcagtcgccacctgaatgtcacctttatcatatcttagaaattgattgaaaacgcgagcgaagcgagcgcgaaaatttttcgatataaaaaaacgcattttgatagacagttgtacatttttacttttagtatggaaatcagtcacatcattttatcacgaaaattgacagtgccgcaccagtaacgttgcaacagattacctaatggtgctgcagtcgccacccgaatgtcacctttatcatatgttaggaagtcattgaaaacgcgagccaagcgagcgcgaaaatgttttgatataaaaaacgcattttgatagacagatgtacatttttacttttagtatggaaatcagtcacatcattttatcacgaaaatggacagtgccgcagcagtaacgttgcaacagagtacctaatgctgctgcagtcgccacctgaatgtcacttttatcatatcttagaaagttattgaaaacgcgagcgaagcgagcgcgaaaatttctcgatataaaaaaaagcattttgatagacagttgtacatttttacttttagtatggaaatcagtcacatcattttatcacgaaaattgacagtcctgccgcagtaacgttgcagcagagtaatgctgctgcagtcgccaaccgaatgtcacatttatcatatcttagaaatttattgaaaacgcgagcgaagcgaacgcgtaaatttttcgataatttttggtgcccctagacaatgatgccctaagcaagtgcttattttgcttaaaagaaaatccggcactgcaaatgacaatgtttttttttttcaaagtacccaccttcgtggccattattaagtgcttaaggaggcgatacgtatggatatggatttgatatggatgcgatataattacgattaggtataatttatgacggagaaaataaatcgagtgttgatatgtgtgtttattttaccactacgtaactatggtaaactcattttttcttggttacctacttaatgtttactcagttccccaaaagatggcactgtgcaatgaggggcaattaatatactgtcgtttaattttgttgtattattaaatcaacacaattattcaattaaatttgttgatatccgtacgattgattgaaattttagaagaggggtcttctaaacttagagttaatttggcaaaatccttcctcggtggcttatttatgtcaaatcgtattaaattcagcgccatttgTTAGTGTACCAGAGTAATCTATAGTGTTagtacatatttgaaaaaagtttgcccctccttcctaagtagcgccatacgattcaggggcaaacttaagtcaatcgagtgttgtggctacccccccttttaggggttgaatttttataacctataacctggccggggattttctcgatagattagtaaagttttcatcaaaatccgttcagccgttttcacgtgatgcgcgttcaaataaacagaaaaacagataaacagataaacagacaaacagacaaaaattctaaaaactgttggaacgtgttctgttatcaattctaagtatccccagccaactttttttcaaatatcttccatgtacagactttcgaccctcttcagctttattatatgtatagatagattgcacatttttaattaaaatgtggttacaattttgtgatcatttactatttttgcgtttacaatgattattttggagccatttgctttaataggatagcaagatttaaaaatttggttatcattttacattaaaatggagttctaattttggtggtcatttactatttttgggtttacaatatttattttggtgtcattttctttaataggatagcaagatgtaaaaatttggttatcatttcacattaaaatggggattgaaatttggtaatcattgactatttttgggttaataatgattattttggtgtcatttcctttaaaaggatagtaaaatgtaataaaattggtaatcatttcacattaaaatggtgttataattttggtgatcattcatgattttagggtggtaaaatagatttttttggtattaaattttactaaatctggtgatcagttaaatagcagcctatttaatttgtcttattatcctttatttagatgttttatcccgttaacgaatgaaaaacacaacaaaaatcatatttttggccattaaactattgtaacagattttctcaaaagtgacaaccctagcctttgtaaaatgcttaggcgagccttatttggaaatgggcaaaaacgggtaggcaacattgcccagcaaatttatttttaagtttttacacttatcgctaagttattaacagggaatggtaggattgcccaaaacctttaagtgatccttagacatcatcatcatacgagctgtatttgaataccaaattgacgtgggcaatgttggcgaaaaccccggatatctttgcccgccctctaaaacgcaaaaaaatgagtaaaaacacgataaaaaatatttttttttttcaaataaactgatgcgtttgatcacaatggacgtgctgagcaaaaaaagtcatatgatgtgatgttttttgagaaattcgtttttaaaaataagcgggcaaagttggtgataatgacggtacctactctttgaaggccgcaaaaatatgtgacatggtcttatggttctacaaataagatcgtgtcagatatttttgcggccttcgttgtgtaacataaattgcaggcgactgtacatttggaataattattttatttagtttcaacgaaagtttcaagtttagtacgaaaatacttcagatatgcaatatgcacaaaatgtagacctaatcgaaataaaacattgctttttataggtaatttataaaacattcgatacataggtatcaCAGACTACAAAGAGATCAGACCGCCAACTCGGGAACAAAGACTATGTACGTTAGACAAGTATATTTTATCTGTACTCCTAGTCATGTATgacgtttcttttttttaaattttgaattgatGCGTAGCAAAGGACGTAACGTATACAGCCAACCTTGCGTGACCagcccccccccacccctcctCCTTaggaaattaatacttataattgATATAgttcccggcatttaaattgaaCACCGACTTATACAGTAAAATTGAGTCAGTGttcaatttaaatgccgggaacTACACTTGTcgcaataatttaaataaaacacaattttatttattaaacgatTTATTCCTCAgtcttttcttatattttaaaaaagctTTCTGCTGCATCGCAGGCAAAGTGCGGTTTTTTATCCGCACAATATCCGttccttttaatattttattaatgttattgcaccaATTTGTAATCGAGAACTTTACTGTCAcggaaataaaatatgacaaaatttCACGGTGTGTGGTACATTTAAAGAAACTAAATGGATTGTTGAACAAaattttttccataattttggcCGTCAGATTTAATTCATGGGCTCGGTGTTCCAAGAATCCGTTTGTTTCTTTAATAATTGTACCGAAACACCGAACAGCACCTCTGGATGGGTAAGTAAGGCGTTTCGTGGCGGCATCATACTCTCTTTGATGAATCCATTTGTGGATTGCGCCTTCTTTAGTAGTAAGGCTTTTTCTGCAACTGTCacattgattattatatttctgcattgtttttgttaccACCCATCCAGCAGTGTACGCTCGCGAATGGAGAACATTTAGTTGCTCCCGTTGGGCCTCTTCTACAGTATCTTCTACATCTCCTACTTTGGGATGACCCGGCTCGACCCTAGCAGTTTCACTatcttcaaataatgattttaaattaattatttggtcTGCCGAGTCATCCTCACAATTATAAGCGTCACCATGAAACTTTATCATTCTAGTAATCAATAATGATTTAAAGGTGTTCTTGAAACTGTGGCAGTTGGGGTCGTTGTTCCTATAATTATAGGCCCTGACTTGGCCAAAGAAGTTTTCAATTGGATCTGAATTGAAGAACCTTGGGCGcattattgtcatatttttgctcttaaaaaACTGCCACAGCTTCATGAATGTTTTTACCGTggcaataaagttttttaaggAAGGCACGGATTTCGGATTTCCCTTGGaatctacatatttaattttttccagtttCTCGATGCTCTCCGGCCAAAATTCATGGTGCTTAGATTTTTCTGTCACTGCACAGCGTAGCTCTTTTCCTTTCTTTTGTGAATAGGTTGCTGATCCGTTGATGCTATCAAACAATTTATCAAAGAACAAAACTGTTTCAGCAGTGTTTCTTAATGTTTCACTCACAGGTCTGCCGTCCGCATAGTGAGCTAAAAACAAGAAAATGaccatatttgtttattttatgcatAATAGATTTGTGAAgttcaagtaggtactttatcaTCAATAGTATTCACTATCTATACCTATTGTTCTATCttcataaatttcatttcattccctGCAGCACTTTATAGCAACAGACAGACAAATATTTtcgcatataatataagtagggaTTCGTGTTCTGAGTCTTCTCGGTCTACCGGATATTAATctagatatgtacctatataccgggtgtggcctgtaatatgagcaaaaaattaaactgtaggctgtactcctcatactgaccaacatttgttcagcgactttaaaaaataacttgtggtttgatttctaatacactttaaagtttattctaagacgcaatgtattgcgaattttgttatgtttaaggcgtgacaagcaacgtctatcacaatgatatggcgcggcgatggcgtccattgaagataatatttattttgtatgaaaaatagggagtcaaaatacttcataatttttaaaagttgttgaacaaaagtgtcaccgtttaagGAGTAgagtctatgttttaattatttgctcatgttacaggccacacccagtataactatatttttactctTGCATTCTACAAATgggtacctaactatttatgttAGTGAAAAggagaaaaaataattacttacagaAGTTGGCTGTGTAAGATAGAGCCGAAGACAGTGTGTAACTAAATACTTTTACACAGTTCTTGACCTgaaaagaaatatatatttcagtactcaatatgtaatatatcgttaatatattaaaataccaATAACCAAACTATATTTTAGCGGATAAAATGCAGCAATGTGAATGTAGTATAAATTACTTGAGTATTAGgatataaaatcattaaaatattcCAACTGGTCATAACATTCTCAATGCATCTATAGGCTGATTATAAGGACGGAACCATTTACTACAGTACATAGGTAAAGCATATGCTAGTTGATTGTATAAGAAAATCTTTAGTTATACTAGATTTCACACATTGAGAGGGTATCGACTGtcaagtgagtcagtgacgccctcattattgtgttttctaataaaccaatccATTTGTCTATAATCCAGTAagtgtaagtatatatattaaaattgtagCCCTATTGATTTCACCAACTTTTgttcattataatcattattgtcTCATAGCTTTATTTTGCTACATCATCTAAATGGCAAATGGTGGCCACTTTTTTCCGTTCAAGTGATGAAGTCAAAAGTAAGTAACATATAAAACTATATCACAGATTAATTATTGTGGGATAAGTAGGACAACActaatatatacttatttatacagaaattaattggtttattagaaaacacaaaccCCCTAATGAGGGCGTCACTTGACGCTCTGCGCAGTCTTAGTAAAAATCGGCACCAACCTtcatctttttaattttttcaggtATCACATGCTGGTCATTTAACTTATGCAGCATTCTTGTTTCCATATTATTGCAGTCCGTTTCGTATACATCCACGATGTCTCTCCATGTGGATAATTTTCCTTCAAAGGAAATGTCTTTATTCAAAAAATTATTTCTCAATCCTTTAATAAGATGAGGAGGGTCGAATATAACCATCAGTTTGACTTCGTTTATTGTTACTGTGCCATCTAAAAAAaacacagaaaattaaaaaaacacttcAAATATCACACCTTT
The genomic region above belongs to Cydia splendana chromosome 13, ilCydSple1.2, whole genome shotgun sequence and contains:
- the LOC134796547 gene encoding uncharacterized protein LOC134796547 isoform X1 encodes the protein MFLTLIYVFKFQTEKWSYKKKLCSVIFDEMSLEAGLSYDKNKDKINGLVELGERKNDFADHALVFMLRGAVHKWQQPIAFYFCQGATKGTELKSILVDIITAVVGCGLKPISLICDQGSAFQAALNCLKADTARDQLLTNQEPDGTVTINEVKLMVIFDPPHLIKGLRNNFLNKDISFEGKLSTWRDIVDVYETDCNNMETRMLHKLNDQHVIPEKIKKMKVKNCVKVFSYTLSSALSYTANFSHYADGRPVSETLRNTAETVLFFDKLFDSINGSATYSQKKGKELRCAVTEKSKHHEFWPESIEKLEKIKYVDSKGNPKSVPSLKNFIATVKTFMKLWQFFKSKNMTIMRPRFFNSDPIENFFGQVRAYNYRNNDPNCHSFKNTFKSLLITRMIKFHGDAYNCEDDSADQIINLKSLFEDSETARVEPGHPKVGDVEDTVEEAQREQLNVLHSRAYTAGWVVTKTMQKYNNQCDSCRKSLTTKEGAIHKWIHQREYDAATKRLTYPSRGAVRCFGTIIKETNGFLEHRAHELNLTAKIMEKILFNNPFSFFKCTTHREILSYFISVTVKFSITNWCNNINKILKGTDIVRIKNRTLPAMQQKAFLKYKKRLRNKSFNK